A DNA window from Aminivibrio sp. contains the following coding sequences:
- a CDS encoding nitronate monooxygenase family protein has product MNQLPVLKIGKHQPLYPMIQGGMGVAISGPNLAGHVARCGGVGTIASVGLACNSPYYNGRNYFEANQLAVKDAIQDAREIAGPEGVIAVNCMVALTDYDRHVKSACEGGVDVIISGAGLPLRLPEYAKEYPDVALVPIVSTVKAANLISRRWEKTYGRLPDGFVVETPKYAGGHLGVTKMDQVEDDEFSLEKVVPELVEYVEKEMGKDVPVIAAGGIWDRRDMEWAFGLGAKGVQMGTRFACTFEGDASERFKQAYIDAGEDDVVIIQSPAGLPGRALRSPFIDQYLKGHVESKPCIANCLTHCRYKTERETFCIAQALIDAFRGNWEDGLFFCGSNVTKVEKMEHVEDIMKELFPA; this is encoded by the coding sequence TTGAACCAACTTCCGGTATTGAAGATAGGGAAACACCAACCCCTGTACCCGATGATCCAAGGGGGGATGGGGGTAGCCATTTCCGGGCCGAACCTTGCCGGGCACGTAGCCCGATGCGGCGGAGTGGGAACTATCGCCAGCGTCGGACTGGCCTGTAATTCCCCTTACTACAACGGCCGGAATTATTTCGAAGCCAACCAACTCGCGGTGAAGGACGCAATTCAGGATGCCCGGGAAATAGCAGGGCCCGAGGGGGTTATTGCCGTCAACTGCATGGTGGCCCTCACGGATTACGATCGCCACGTGAAATCCGCCTGCGAGGGCGGTGTGGACGTGATTATCTCCGGTGCGGGGCTTCCCCTCCGGCTTCCCGAATACGCGAAGGAGTATCCCGACGTGGCCCTCGTTCCCATCGTCAGCACAGTAAAGGCCGCAAACCTGATCTCCAGGCGGTGGGAAAAGACCTACGGCAGGCTTCCTGACGGCTTTGTGGTGGAAACGCCGAAGTACGCCGGAGGCCATCTTGGTGTAACCAAGATGGACCAGGTGGAGGACGACGAGTTCTCCCTGGAGAAGGTGGTTCCGGAGCTTGTGGAGTACGTGGAGAAAGAAATGGGGAAGGATGTTCCCGTCATTGCCGCCGGAGGAATCTGGGACAGAAGGGACATGGAGTGGGCTTTCGGCCTGGGTGCAAAGGGAGTGCAGATGGGGACAAGGTTTGCGTGCACTTTCGAGGGGGATGCCTCGGAGCGCTTCAAGCAGGCCTACATCGACGCCGGGGAAGATGACGTGGTGATCATCCAGAGCCCTGCCGGCCTGCCCGGAAGAGCTCTCCGGTCGCCCTTCATCGACCAGTACCTCAAGGGGCACGTGGAGAGCAAGCCCTGTATCGCCAACTGTCTCACCCATTGCCGCTACAAGACGGAGCGGGAAACCTTCTGCATCGCCCAGGCCCTTATAGACGCCTTCAGGGGGAACTGGGAGGATGGTCTTTTCTTCTGCGGTTCCAACGTTACAAAGGTAGAGAAGATGGAGCACGTGGAAGACATAATGAAAGAACTTTTCCCCGCGTAG
- a CDS encoding mechanosensitive ion channel domain-containing protein — protein MKTGRYGKLPRPGQFLVIILVFFYAVLAPVSLLAAAETASQDVPQAPAPVNGAKEEWKPPSTPEGIAQRIEDIQKEIDLYLKQKEEIRTDDGVESEAIRRLTVALGALQNVYSMYNTALENLARAKEEAAEASVSEGTSFIKENPPYNLSFYENVRNQFEGVDQRLKSVLSSIRLAEGSLENLGGQVTQLEGRVEELRREAQTPEGKAMTKELQLREAEADLETARVTVFLQKTNLEANNVRRTFLEAQKKILGNDLEGVRKNLHFDEADRNGRMEAIAQEITKTREKIAALQAEREKLRSALTRAQGELSSARNDQQRLVARASVAEREAWLKHNQAALEQAEQELMVLDENRRIWEVRYGLIQGTVKSQEIWDYRSSVKNRIKDLENMFQVQQRKLASMQADILAAQKELEEVKANNAVATRIQKRIEALDKTVQTTNATVAMLLGLFNNYNRFQEELDNQIDAVRIAEQVTRLSKDRFLAFWNISLWSGDGFDVTIAKLVLAIILFIAAFFLSGRLTAFLGRTLLKRFGLDLSARKATQQILFYVFMVSFILSALDLVGIPLTAFAFLGGALAIGIGFGAQNFFNNLISGFILMLSKPIRPDDTIEIDGLFATVEEIGSRSTRVKTFDNIDVLIPNSYFLNNKIINWNLTDQKIRLKINVGVAYGSDAREVEKLLLKAADDHSRVLKKPEPYVVFRDFGPNALEFSLFFWVDMTNASTVKVPSDLRFRLVSLFEEKNIAVAFPQMDVHLNATEPIEVSMSRPAREALQSRQEENQRGIP, from the coding sequence GTGAAGACAGGTCGATACGGAAAACTGCCCCGACCGGGACAATTTCTGGTCATCATTCTTGTGTTTTTCTATGCTGTTCTGGCCCCGGTATCTCTGCTTGCAGCCGCGGAGACGGCTTCCCAGGATGTCCCCCAGGCTCCGGCCCCCGTCAACGGTGCGAAAGAGGAATGGAAACCACCGTCGACCCCGGAAGGAATTGCCCAGCGGATCGAGGATATCCAGAAGGAGATTGACCTCTACCTCAAGCAGAAGGAAGAGATCCGGACCGATGACGGCGTGGAGTCCGAGGCCATTCGGAGACTCACCGTAGCCCTCGGGGCCCTCCAGAACGTCTACTCCATGTACAATACCGCTCTTGAAAACCTCGCCCGGGCAAAGGAAGAAGCCGCCGAAGCCTCCGTCAGCGAAGGAACGTCTTTCATCAAGGAAAATCCACCTTACAATCTCTCTTTCTATGAAAACGTCCGCAACCAGTTTGAAGGGGTTGACCAGAGACTGAAATCGGTCCTTTCATCCATACGCCTCGCCGAAGGCTCTCTCGAAAACCTCGGGGGCCAGGTCACCCAGCTTGAGGGAAGGGTGGAAGAACTCCGGCGGGAGGCTCAAACGCCGGAAGGAAAGGCCATGACGAAAGAACTCCAGCTCCGCGAGGCCGAGGCAGATCTGGAGACGGCGAGGGTAACCGTTTTCCTCCAGAAAACCAATCTGGAAGCCAATAATGTTCGGCGAACTTTCCTCGAGGCCCAGAAAAAAATATTGGGAAATGACCTCGAAGGCGTCAGGAAAAACCTGCATTTCGATGAAGCGGACAGGAACGGCCGGATGGAAGCGATTGCCCAGGAGATCACAAAAACACGGGAGAAAATCGCTGCCCTCCAGGCGGAGCGGGAAAAGCTGCGCAGCGCTCTTACCAGGGCTCAGGGCGAACTGAGCTCGGCGCGGAACGACCAGCAGCGGCTGGTGGCCCGGGCAAGTGTCGCGGAAAGGGAAGCTTGGCTGAAGCACAACCAGGCAGCCCTTGAACAGGCGGAACAGGAACTCATGGTGCTTGACGAAAACAGGAGGATCTGGGAGGTGCGGTACGGCCTCATCCAGGGGACGGTAAAGTCTCAGGAAATATGGGACTACCGCAGCAGCGTGAAGAACAGGATCAAGGATCTGGAGAATATGTTCCAGGTCCAGCAGCGGAAGCTTGCCTCCATGCAGGCCGATATTCTCGCAGCCCAGAAAGAGCTTGAGGAGGTGAAAGCAAACAATGCAGTCGCCACAAGGATCCAGAAGCGTATCGAGGCGCTGGACAAGACTGTCCAGACCACCAATGCTACCGTGGCCATGCTGCTTGGTCTTTTCAACAACTACAACCGGTTTCAGGAGGAGCTTGACAACCAGATCGACGCCGTGCGCATCGCCGAGCAGGTCACCCGTTTAAGCAAGGACCGCTTCCTGGCCTTCTGGAACATTTCCCTCTGGTCCGGCGATGGCTTCGATGTCACCATAGCGAAGCTCGTTCTTGCCATTATCCTCTTCATCGCGGCGTTCTTCCTGAGCGGCAGACTCACCGCCTTTCTCGGCAGGACGCTGCTCAAGAGATTCGGCCTCGACTTGTCGGCCCGGAAGGCCACCCAGCAGATTCTCTTCTATGTCTTCATGGTCTCCTTCATCCTGTCGGCCCTTGACCTGGTCGGCATTCCCCTCACGGCGTTCGCCTTCCTTGGCGGTGCCCTGGCCATCGGCATCGGTTTCGGCGCCCAGAACTTCTTCAACAACCTCATCAGCGGTTTCATCCTGATGCTCTCAAAGCCCATAAGGCCGGACGACACCATCGAGATAGACGGCTTGTTCGCCACCGTGGAGGAGATCGGCTCCCGGTCCACCAGGGTGAAGACCTTCGACAACATCGACGTGCTTATACCGAACAGCTATTTCCTGAACAACAAGATCATCAACTGGAACCTCACAGACCAGAAGATCCGGCTCAAGATCAACGTAGGAGTGGCGTACGGCTCGGACGCGAGGGAAGTGGAGAAGCTGCTGCTTAAGGCGGCGGATGATCATTCGAGGGTGCTGAAAAAGCCTGAGCCCTACGTGGTTTTCCGGGACTTCGGGCCCAACGCTCTGGAATTCAGCCTCTTCTTCTGGGTGGACATGACCAATGCCTCCACGGTGAAGGTGCCCAGCGACCTCCGGTTCCGCCTTGTCTCTCTCTTCGAGGAAAAGAACATTGCCGTGGCCTTCCCCCAGATGGATGTTCACCTGAACGCCACCGAGCCCATCGAAGTGTCCATGAGCCGTCCGGCCAGGGAAGCGCTGCAGAGCCGGCAGGAGGAAAACCAGCGTGGTATCCCTTGA